DNA from Rosa rugosa chromosome 6, drRosRugo1.1, whole genome shotgun sequence:
GATTTTGTTAAATAAATTAAGGATTATCTAAGCGTTGAAAGTAGATCTAGGAGGTGCCCATTCTATAGCCTCTAGAGCAGGTATACATAGGTTGCTAGGCTTACTTAGGAGTCAccattgatgatgatgatagaaCAGGTCACATGGCAAAGGTAAAAGACAAAAGAGCAGACAAACATCTTTAAACGTACAGACTACTAACATGTGCAGTCTTTTATACTCATTTCTCAACCATTAAATATTGTGCGATTCATTGTAGATAACGCTCGCGCACAGTTCTCTATGCTCATTTCTCAACCACCGATTATTTCACGAATCACCGTACATGTCAGAAAGTCGCTAGTATTTCTCAAATCTAATCCTCAAACTATCAATCTCAATCTGAAGATGCTTGAGCACAACTCCATTTAACCAAGCAACAACAGTTGCATGGACCACAATAGGGTGGTCTAGCTAGCTATAGCCAACTATCAATCCCAAGAAGGgttgttttgtttccttttcaCTACACATTTTGAATTCAAATGTGCTACAACCTAGCTAAAAAGAGAGAGCATTTCAATGCGACATCGTTTGAATGAAATGAGAAAAACCAATGGGCCTAGAGATTTGGGGCTTAACCCCAACATTTCAAGAAAATGAGGGAAGAGCCCAAATTGGGTATAACAGAAAGAAGAACAGTGGCGCCAGAGAAACAGAGACTGGGAGAAAAATAGAGAGGTAGAAGAAAAGGGTCTGAAGCCGATTGATGGAGTATCGATGTGTGGAATGTGGGGCTCGAATGATGAGGCTTTTCGTTCAATACTCACCTGGAAATATTCGACTCATGAAATGcgtaatttcttttttctctgtATTCAATTTCACTGAATCTCAAGAACCCATTTTGATTTTACCGGAGGTAAAACAAGGGTTTCAATTTCTGTGATTAGGATAATTGCAAGGCAGTTGCGGACGAGTACATCGAGTGCGAGCCCATAGTAAAGCTTCTATCTTGGTTTGTTCTTCATCTTTGTTTTCACAGTTCaataaagattgaaactttttttgttcttttgggaTTTTGTTGGGTACTGCCAGATTATtctgattgatttgattctgCACAAGAAGAAAGCTTATACCCATTTGCTATATAATGTGATTGACTCGCAAGCTCCCGCCTTTCAGGTACTGAAGTTGCTTAGTTTTGCTTAATGGGCATTGTGTTTAGTTTTATAGTACAGCTTTTGGTTACTGGGTTTTTGAGTAATGGTGATTTATTGGCATAATTTGCAGGGTTTGTTGTGGAAGTCAGCTTTCGGGTTTCTTCTTTTGGATGCTTGTATCCATTACTACTCGGATTATGGTTTTCGGAAATTTTTTTCGTTTCATTTACAAATATGTGTCAAGATAAATGCATTGAGTGCCTTAGCTATATACTCAAGATAGGAGTTTATTTCTGGAAAGGACCAGGGAAGAGTGGGGTTTGTCCATGAGCTTTGCTTCTTTGCTTTGGAGGTTTCAAAATGTAGGTAAATTTTGTTGGATTTGATGTGTTATAGATTTCTAACTTGATGTGCATTGTGATGGGTTGGAAAATGTTTTCATTTCAGATGCTGATGGATGTTGTCTTTGGGAATTTCATGTTTTTTTCTACCTTTGTGCTTGCTACGAGGGCTCTTTTCAGCAAATTCCCTAGATCACTCGGGTAATATTCCCTAGTCATACTTCTCAGGATGAATCAGCATCGAGGCATCCTTTCATTACCTGTCTTTTTGAAAATTAGATCAGAAAGCACGCATATCTTAATCATTTGATAAGCTCAGAAGTTTGAATTGGATAATTGCTTATCTTTGATTTGTGACCAGTTGAAAATATTGAGTGATAGTGGATACCAAAGAATATGGTGATCCTAAGATTAGTGAGAATTTGGTCAGAAAGATTAGAACAACATGGTTTGAAATTTATGGAATGGAAGGAAAGTAATACAGAACATACAAGGACAATGGTTTATTATCACCCATGTCATGGCTTAAAAGAATATAACGGTAATCTTCTAGCCAGCCTTTAATGCTGTgataaagatttttttgtatttgttaGAGCATAATATATACGTTATAATGTACACGTTATATGATTCTGTGTATTTTGATATAGGTACAAAGACCTTCTGCTGGCAATACTTATTTCAAGTTACTTCAAGATGTTTCTAATTGCAATGATGGTATGGTTTGCACATCTAATAGTTTctttttctatgtttttttacCCTCCTTAAGTATACTTGGTTAGACTCCATGTCTAATCTGAATGAAGCACCCCTTCTACAGGTCTGGGAATGTCCTTCTGTGATTTTGATCATTGATTTATTTGTATTATCCTCCAACACTGTGGCACTCAAAGGTCAGACGATAAAGTATTTACAGTCTCGGACATCATTTTacagttttcaatttcaatatctACATCACACTTTATGCCTGGTATCTGCTAAATGCATATATCCAAGTAGTGTACTGTTGTGTAATGTAATGTTCATGATGTAAACAGATACTTTTTCTTGATTTGATGTGGAGAGTGCATTAGCTAATATTATGTTTTCATAGTATTTCTCAAATTCACCATGTGCAAGATTTTGTAACTTTGGATGATGACTGCAGTTGAacatctttctttttcttctttgggtGAAACAGTGATAACTCGGTCAGCTATGAGTAGATGTATAGCAGCCTGCTTCAGTGCTCATGCTGTAAAGTTTTTAGTCACACAAAGGTGCTGGACTTGGGAACTTTGAGATCTTTTCTCACATACTGTTTGTTATAGGAGAGATCTGCTATCATTGTTGCGTCTGAAATCTCTTTCTTTGAGAAAGGCGGCACTTCTGAaaattgtttttgttgtttcctGCAAAGGAAGAGGCAGTGACAGATAATTAATATGAGTCCTGTAATATATGGTGCAGTAAACATGTAAAATGTTTGTCACTAATGAAATCAATTTCCGATAGCTTTAGTTCTCCTTGCAGTTTTATATTCATGCATCGTTTAGCAATTTACTATAAACCACTTACAAGTTTGGTTAATAGTATCAATCCATTAAGTTATTCTGTATTTGAACATTGTGCAGCTTTCAGCATAATCTAATGCTCTAACATTAGCTTGTGCTGCATATAGAAGCTTAGACCCAAGTAATGAGCAAGATGCATCCTAGATTAAATGACGCCTAATTCCTTTCTTCCGCTTAAGTAGCCATGACATGACATATCCAAATGCCCGAAGTCGGTATTCTAGTGATCTCTCCTCTTCTAGGATGATAGTTTAGTGTTTTCCTTCCCACGAATTTATGGAAATATATCAGAGATGCTCATTGCTGACTGAATGCAATGGCCATTTTCTGTTGAAAACTGAGCGATTAAAAGCCTGTATGCATTGTGAGTTCAAATAGAAGG
Protein-coding regions in this window:
- the LOC133715653 gene encoding protein ARV 2-like, producing the protein MEYRCVECGARMMRLFVQYSPGNIRLMKCDNCKAVADEYIECEPIIILIDLILHKKKAYTHLLYNVIDSQAPAFQGLLWKSAFGFLLLDAYRSLFLERTREEWGLSMSFASLLWRFQNMLMDVVFGNFMFFSTFVLATRALFSKFPRSLGYKDLLLAILISSYFKMFLIAMMVWECPSVILIIDLFVLSSNTVALKVITRSAMSRCIAACFSAHAVKFLVTQRCWTWEL